In Acidobacteriota bacterium, one DNA window encodes the following:
- the atpC gene encoding ATP synthase F1 subunit epsilon, which produces MAEQNQSGLLAVRLVTPDRVLLDATAEAVELPSMSGYLEALYGHAPLLAELSAGEVRLHGGTSGDQKFFVAWGFVEVLPERVTILAETAMHPNEINVAEAKEELAEGEKLWNEAGDDGQKYDEANAITRQAEEKIASAERNGH; this is translated from the coding sequence ATGGCTGAACAAAACCAATCCGGACTCCTCGCCGTCCGTCTCGTCACACCGGACCGCGTCCTCCTGGACGCGACCGCCGAGGCCGTCGAGCTTCCGTCGATGTCGGGCTACCTCGAGGCCCTCTACGGCCACGCACCGCTGCTCGCCGAGCTGAGCGCGGGGGAAGTCCGCCTGCACGGCGGCACCTCTGGCGACCAGAAATTCTTCGTCGCCTGGGGATTCGTCGAGGTGCTCCCGGAGCGTGTCACCATCCTCGCCGAGACGGCCATGCACCCCAACGAGATCAATGTCGCCGAGGCGAAGGAGGAGCTCGCCGAGGGCGAGAAGCTCTGGAACGAGGCCGGCGACGACGGCCAGAAGTACGACGAGGCCAACGCCATCACTCGCCAGGCAGAGGAGAAGATCGCCTCCGCCGAGCGCAACGGCCACTAG
- a CDS encoding DegT/DnrJ/EryC1/StrS family aminotransferase, translating into MLDFARQFAGMREEILAAIARVCDSQQFILGPAVESFERAAAEALHVAYAAGCSSGTEALWLALAATGVGPGDAVVTTPFSFFATASSVLRAGAQPLLADIDADTFNLSADAVNEAIERHRGTVVKAVMPVHLYGQCADWDAFTALKQRRNLLLIEDAAQAFGASWRGVMAGGLGDIAAFSFYPTKNLSAMGDAGMLTTQSASLDERTRMLRAHGMRRRYFHDEVGWNSRLDAIQAAVLEVKLRYVAEWNERRRSLAARYDELFRTACLAASTTAEGLVLPIRDARGVHVFHQYTIRAPRRDALREYLSSRRIGSEIYYPLPLHLQQSLAELGYKKGDFPVTERAAEEVLSLPMFPELREDEQQVVVDAVRRFYA; encoded by the coding sequence ATGCTTGACTTCGCCCGTCAGTTTGCCGGTATGCGTGAAGAGATTCTGGCAGCGATCGCGCGAGTATGCGATTCGCAGCAGTTCATCCTCGGCCCGGCAGTGGAGTCGTTTGAGCGCGCGGCGGCGGAGGCCCTGCATGTAGCGTATGCGGCGGGCTGCTCGAGCGGCACCGAGGCGCTTTGGCTGGCGCTGGCGGCGACCGGTGTCGGACCGGGCGATGCTGTGGTCACGACGCCGTTCAGCTTCTTCGCCACGGCCAGCTCGGTACTGCGGGCTGGTGCACAGCCCCTGCTTGCCGATATCGACGCGGACACCTTCAACCTGTCGGCGGATGCTGTGAACGAAGCCATCGAACGGCATCGCGGGACGGTTGTGAAGGCGGTCATGCCGGTGCATCTGTATGGCCAGTGCGCCGACTGGGACGCCTTTACCGCATTGAAGCAGCGCCGCAACCTGCTGCTGATTGAAGATGCCGCACAGGCCTTTGGCGCATCGTGGCGCGGAGTGATGGCAGGTGGTCTGGGCGACATCGCCGCCTTCAGCTTCTATCCGACGAAGAACCTGAGCGCGATGGGGGATGCGGGAATGCTGACGACGCAGTCGGCCAGCCTGGACGAGCGCACGCGTATGCTGCGCGCGCATGGAATGCGGCGGCGCTACTTCCACGATGAGGTGGGCTGGAACTCGCGGCTGGATGCGATACAAGCCGCAGTGCTTGAAGTGAAGCTGCGCTATGTGGCTGAGTGGAACGAGCGGCGGCGCAGCCTGGCCGCACGCTACGACGAACTGTTTCGCACAGCGTGCCTGGCCGCTTCGACGACGGCTGAAGGCCTGGTGCTGCCCATTCGCGATGCGCGCGGCGTGCATGTGTTTCACCAGTACACTATCCGCGCACCAAGGCGCGACGCGCTGCGCGAGTATCTCAGCTCCCGCAGGATCGGCAGCGAGATCTACTATCCGCTGCCGCTGCATCTGCAGCAGAGCCTTGCAGAGCTTGGGTATAAGAAGGGCGACTTCCCTGTTACGGAGCGGGCTGCGGAAGAGGTGCTGTCGCTGCCGATGTTTCCCGAGTTGCGGGAGGACGAGCAGCAGGTTGTGGTGGATGCGGTGCGCAGGTTCTACGCCTGA
- the atpD gene encoding F0F1 ATP synthase subunit beta, producing MAENIGKVISISGPAVDIQFEESKMPAIYQAVRIVSEGFNVPAPMDVVVEVQQHLGEGRVRCIAMVATEGLVRGMKAIDTGAPISVPVGRETLGRVLNVLGEPVDELGPVNAKKRMPIHRQAPAFDEQSTSEEMFETGIKVIDLIQPFLKGGKIGLFGGAGVGKTVVIQELINNVASKHGGFSVFAGVGERTREGNDLWHEFQESGVIDPRDYNKSKAALIYGQMTEPPGARLRVALTGLTVAEHFRDEEGADTLLFIDNIFRFTQAGSEVSTLLGRMPSAVGYQPNLATEMGELQERITSTKKGSVTSVQAVYVPADDLTDPAPATTFAHLDATTVLSRPLSELGIYPAVDPLASTSRILSPRVVGQEHYDVAQGVKKILQRYKDLQDIIAILGIDELSEEDKITVARARKVQRFLSQPFHVAEIFTGIPGAYVKVEDTIRSFKEIIEGKHDSIPEQAFYLKGGIEDVLAAAEKMKQTV from the coding sequence ATGGCAGAGAACATTGGAAAAGTAATCTCAATCAGCGGCCCGGCCGTCGACATTCAGTTCGAAGAGTCGAAGATGCCGGCCATCTACCAGGCCGTTCGCATCGTCAGCGAAGGCTTCAACGTGCCCGCTCCCATGGACGTCGTCGTTGAGGTGCAGCAGCATCTCGGCGAGGGCCGCGTGCGCTGCATCGCCATGGTGGCCACCGAAGGTCTTGTCCGCGGCATGAAGGCCATCGACACCGGCGCTCCCATCTCGGTGCCCGTGGGCCGCGAGACGCTCGGCCGCGTGCTCAACGTGCTCGGCGAGCCCGTCGACGAGCTCGGTCCCGTCAACGCGAAGAAGCGCATGCCTATCCACCGGCAGGCCCCCGCGTTCGACGAGCAGTCGACGAGCGAAGAGATGTTCGAGACTGGCATCAAGGTCATCGACCTCATCCAGCCGTTCTTGAAGGGCGGAAAGATCGGCCTCTTCGGCGGCGCAGGCGTCGGCAAGACCGTCGTCATTCAGGAGCTCATCAACAACGTCGCCTCCAAGCACGGCGGCTTCTCGGTCTTCGCAGGCGTCGGCGAGCGCACCCGCGAGGGCAACGACCTCTGGCACGAGTTCCAGGAGTCGGGCGTCATCGATCCCAGGGACTACAACAAGTCCAAGGCCGCGCTGATCTACGGCCAGATGACCGAGCCGCCGGGAGCACGTCTCCGCGTCGCGCTCACCGGCCTCACCGTCGCCGAGCACTTCCGTGACGAAGAGGGCGCAGACACGCTGCTCTTCATCGACAACATCTTCCGCTTCACGCAGGCCGGCTCCGAGGTCTCCACGCTGCTCGGCCGTATGCCTTCGGCCGTGGGTTACCAGCCGAACCTCGCGACCGAGATGGGTGAGCTCCAGGAGCGCATCACCTCCACCAAGAAGGGTTCTGTGACCTCGGTGCAGGCCGTCTACGTTCCCGCCGACGACCTTACCGACCCGGCGCCCGCGACGACCTTCGCCCACCTCGACGCCACCACCGTGCTCTCGCGTCCGCTGTCCGAGCTTGGCATCTACCCGGCCGTCGACCCGCTGGCCTCGACCTCGCGTATTCTTTCGCCTCGCGTCGTCGGCCAGGAGCACTACGACGTTGCCCAGGGCGTGAAGAAGATCCTGCAACGCTACAAGGACCTTCAGGACATCATCGCTATCCTCGGCATCGACGAGCTCTCGGAAGAGGACAAGATCACCGTGGCGCGCGCAAGAAAAGTCCAGCGCTTCCTCTCGCAGCCCTTCCACGTCGCCGAGATCTTCACCGGCATCCCCGGCGCTTACGTCAAGGTCGAGGACACCATCCGCTCCTTCAAGGAGATCATCGAGGGCAAGCACGACAGCATCCCCGAGCAGGCCTTCTACCTGAAGGGTGGCATCGAGGACGTCCTCGCCGCCGCCGAGAAGATGAAGCAGACCGTCTAA
- a CDS encoding F0F1 ATP synthase subunit gamma encodes MANVLDLRRRIRSVKNTRQITKAMKMVSAARLRRAQERALQARPYAQMISNVLESLVRRADQTDVMHPLLVEREEKNVLVLVIAGEKGFAGAFNSNIAKAAQSFIADRRGKGQNVDIETVGRKARDLVAKRYTAAVYEKKEERYDNDLATHYEVIRHRAQPIEVTGDHATVLQRVDIDDVSGIARSIVDRYTRAEIDSVYLVYNEFKSVIAQRVVVEKLLPIRKLGSHEITVAEEMTEEQKEAAGHAAKTAGVSLTTPEESVVESEAKKFGTAEVDYIFDQKPERLFRHLMPRYVTTQIFHALLESVASEHAARMTAMDSATNNAGDMIDAYTLQMNRVRQAAITKEIIEIVSGAAAL; translated from the coding sequence ATGGCAAACGTACTCGATCTACGGCGTCGCATACGCAGCGTGAAGAACACGCGCCAGATCACCAAGGCCATGAAGATGGTCTCGGCGGCCAGGCTGCGCCGCGCCCAGGAGCGCGCGTTGCAGGCGCGTCCCTACGCGCAGATGATCTCGAACGTGCTCGAGTCGCTGGTGCGCCGCGCCGACCAGACCGACGTCATGCACCCTCTGCTGGTCGAGCGCGAGGAGAAGAACGTCCTCGTCCTCGTCATCGCCGGCGAAAAGGGATTCGCGGGAGCCTTCAACTCGAACATCGCCAAGGCGGCGCAGTCGTTCATCGCCGACCGTCGCGGCAAGGGCCAGAACGTCGACATCGAGACGGTCGGCCGCAAGGCGCGCGACCTGGTGGCGAAGCGCTACACCGCCGCCGTCTACGAAAAGAAGGAAGAGCGCTACGACAACGACCTCGCCACGCACTATGAGGTCATCCGTCACCGCGCCCAGCCCATCGAGGTCACCGGCGACCACGCCACCGTCCTCCAGCGCGTCGACATCGACGACGTCAGCGGCATCGCGCGCTCGATCGTCGACCGTTACACGCGCGCCGAGATCGACTCGGTCTACCTCGTCTACAACGAGTTCAAGTCCGTCATCGCCCAGCGCGTCGTCGTCGAAAAGCTCCTCCCCATCCGCAAGCTCGGCTCGCACGAGATCACGGTGGCCGAGGAGATGACCGAGGAGCAGAAGGAAGCCGCCGGCCACGCAGCAAAAACCGCCGGCGTCAGCCTGACGACCCCCGAGGAGTCCGTCGTCGAATCCGAGGCGAAGAAGTTCGGTACCGCCGAGGTGGATTACATCTTCGATCAGAAGCCGGAGCGTCTGTTCCGTCACCTGATGCCGCGCTACGTCACCACGCAGATCTTCCACGCCCTGCTGGAGTCGGTCGCCTCCGAGCACGCCGCACGCATGACCGCGATGGACTCTGCAACCAACAACGCAGGCGACATGATCGACGCGTACACGCTACAGATGAACCGTGTTCGCCAGGCAGCGATCACAAAGGAAATTATCGAGATTGTGAGCGGAGCAGCAGCTTTGTAA
- the hflX gene encoding GTPase HflX produces MYPRWLASPAGKPGARTFDGIEEGVKIASVKTSNASRRTLVEAQQASSSRVQGVSAPTERAVLVAVEFTGDRKKLTAAAAEARRAAAVLAASEAEAADLATPSVSHHAGLDFDASLAEFEELARSAGAEIAATLIQRRARPDPATLVGQGKLDEIAGVTASTGADLVLFDHDLTPSQLRNLEARLDVRVIDRTQLILDIFARHARTREGQLQVELAQLEYQLPRLAGRGKSMSQLGGGIGTRGPGETQLETDRRKINLRIDHVKQQLESVRRIRRQQRQRREAVPVPVVALVGYTNAGKSTLFNALTGAGVLESSRMFATLDPKLRQLQLPSRRKVLLSDTVGFIRNLPHTLVTSFRATLEEVERAELLLHVRDASSPLLDEQKAQVERVLSELDTAGKPVVEVMNKIDLLNEKDRHALGNKDRVPVSGLANIGLDDLLRAIDDSLVADPVIEMEFRLPQSEGAVIAALEAGAVALAKRFEGNLVYLTARGPSSLLNRYRRFRTTAAPHTLSS; encoded by the coding sequence ATGTACCCGAGGTGGCTGGCGTCACCGGCCGGTAAGCCTGGGGCACGCACGTTTGATGGGATTGAAGAGGGTGTGAAGATCGCTTCGGTGAAAACTTCAAACGCCTCCAGGCGCACCCTGGTCGAAGCGCAACAGGCTTCGAGCTCGCGCGTTCAAGGTGTCTCTGCGCCCACGGAGCGCGCTGTCCTGGTCGCCGTGGAGTTTACAGGCGACCGCAAGAAACTGACGGCTGCCGCCGCGGAGGCGCGCAGGGCGGCGGCCGTTCTCGCTGCCTCCGAAGCCGAAGCCGCCGATCTCGCAACGCCCTCCGTCTCTCACCACGCCGGGCTCGACTTCGACGCCTCTCTCGCTGAATTTGAAGAGCTGGCACGAAGCGCAGGCGCCGAGATCGCAGCCACGTTAATCCAGCGGCGCGCCCGCCCCGATCCTGCTACGCTCGTCGGTCAGGGCAAGCTCGATGAGATCGCCGGAGTCACCGCCTCCACCGGGGCGGACCTCGTCCTCTTCGACCACGACCTGACCCCCTCGCAGTTGCGCAATCTCGAGGCGCGGCTCGACGTCCGCGTCATCGACCGGACGCAGTTGATCCTCGACATCTTCGCCCGCCACGCCCGCACCCGTGAGGGCCAGCTCCAGGTCGAACTCGCGCAGCTTGAGTACCAGCTTCCCCGCCTCGCCGGGCGAGGCAAGTCGATGAGTCAGCTGGGCGGCGGCATTGGCACGCGAGGCCCCGGCGAGACCCAGCTCGAGACCGACCGCCGCAAGATCAACCTCCGCATCGACCACGTCAAGCAGCAGCTTGAGTCCGTGCGCCGCATCCGCCGCCAACAGCGTCAGCGCCGCGAAGCTGTGCCCGTACCCGTCGTCGCCCTCGTCGGCTACACCAACGCAGGCAAGAGCACGCTCTTCAACGCCCTCACCGGCGCTGGCGTGCTTGAGTCCTCGCGCATGTTCGCCACGCTCGACCCCAAGCTCCGCCAGCTTCAGCTTCCATCACGTCGCAAAGTGCTTCTGTCCGACACTGTCGGCTTCATCCGCAATCTGCCGCACACCCTCGTCACCAGCTTCCGCGCCACACTCGAAGAGGTCGAGCGCGCCGAACTGCTCCTCCACGTCCGCGATGCTTCAAGTCCACTTCTCGATGAGCAGAAGGCGCAGGTTGAGCGCGTCCTCTCCGAGTTGGACACCGCCGGAAAGCCCGTCGTCGAGGTCATGAACAAGATCGACCTGCTGAATGAAAAAGACAGGCACGCGCTCGGCAACAAAGACCGCGTCCCTGTCTCGGGACTCGCGAATATCGGTCTGGACGACCTGCTCCGCGCCATCGACGACAGCCTGGTCGCCGACCCCGTCATCGAGATGGAGTTCCGCCTGCCGCAGTCCGAAGGAGCCGTAATCGCCGCACTGGAGGCCGGTGCCGTTGCCCTCGCCAAGCGGTTCGAGGGCAATCTCGTCTATCTCACCGCGCGAGGACCATCTTCGCTGCTCAACCGCTACCGCCGCTTCCGAACAACCGCTGCCCCCCATACCTTGTCATCCTGA
- a CDS encoding F0F1 ATP synthase subunit alpha, with product MAQINAGEITELLRQQIENYEQKIQVDEVGTIISLGDGIARVHGLDKVMAGELIEFPHNVAGLAMNLDEDQVGAVLLGDYTELKEGDQVKRTGRIMSVPVGEAMIGRVVNALGQPIDDKGPINTDQFLPVERLAPGVIARQSVREPMATGIKAIDTMIPIGRGQRELIIGDRQTGKTAIALDTIINSAKNNLICIYCAIGQKRSSVAQVVQTLEENGALPYTIIVAATASEPAPMQYLAPFAATAIGEYFRDNGKHALVIYDDLSKHAASYREISLLLRRPPGREAYPGDVFYLHSRLLERSSKLSDENGGGSLTALPIIETQAGDVSAYIPTNVISITDGQIFLETDLFNSGVRPAVNVGLSVSRVGFSAAVKATKQVGATLKLDLAQYRELAAFAQFGSDLDPVTQRQLNRGQRLTELLKQPQFRPLPFENQVAIIFAGVNGLLDDVAVADLRAFEDGLYPYLESTGSVLKDIVAKKQIDDDIKGRLTQSIKDYKADFLAARKEKEAAAAR from the coding sequence ATGGCACAGATCAACGCAGGTGAGATTACAGAGCTGCTTCGCCAGCAGATTGAGAACTACGAGCAGAAGATCCAGGTCGACGAGGTCGGCACCATCATCTCGCTCGGCGACGGTATCGCTCGCGTGCACGGCCTCGACAAGGTCATGGCCGGCGAGCTGATCGAGTTCCCCCACAACGTGGCCGGCCTCGCCATGAACCTGGACGAAGACCAGGTCGGCGCCGTGCTCCTCGGCGACTACACCGAGCTCAAGGAAGGCGACCAGGTCAAGCGTACCGGACGCATCATGTCCGTGCCCGTCGGCGAGGCCATGATCGGCCGCGTCGTCAACGCGCTTGGCCAGCCCATCGACGACAAGGGACCCATCAACACCGACCAGTTCCTCCCCGTCGAGCGCCTCGCTCCCGGCGTCATCGCGCGCCAGTCGGTGCGCGAGCCCATGGCAACCGGCATCAAGGCCATCGACACCATGATCCCGATCGGCCGCGGCCAGCGCGAGCTGATCATCGGCGATCGTCAGACCGGCAAGACCGCCATCGCGCTCGACACCATCATCAACTCGGCGAAGAACAACCTCATCTGCATCTACTGCGCCATCGGCCAGAAGCGCTCGTCGGTCGCGCAGGTCGTGCAGACGCTGGAAGAGAACGGCGCGCTGCCCTACACCATCATCGTCGCCGCCACGGCGTCGGAGCCCGCGCCGATGCAGTATCTCGCGCCCTTCGCAGCGACCGCCATTGGCGAGTACTTCCGCGACAACGGCAAGCACGCCCTGGTGATCTACGACGACCTCTCCAAGCACGCCGCCAGCTATCGCGAGATCTCGCTGCTCCTCCGCCGTCCCCCGGGACGCGAGGCCTACCCCGGCGACGTCTTCTATCTTCACTCGCGTCTGCTCGAGCGCAGCTCCAAGCTCTCCGACGAGAACGGCGGAGGTTCGCTCACCGCGCTCCCGATCATCGAGACCCAGGCCGGCGACGTCTCGGCTTACATTCCGACCAACGTCATCTCGATCACCGACGGCCAGATCTTCCTCGAGACCGACCTCTTCAACTCGGGCGTCCGTCCCGCCGTCAACGTCGGGCTTTCCGTCTCGCGTGTAGGCTTCTCGGCGGCCGTCAAGGCGACCAAGCAGGTCGGCGCGACGCTGAAGCTCGACCTCGCGCAGTACCGCGAGCTCGCCGCCTTCGCGCAGTTCGGCTCCGACCTCGACCCGGTGACGCAGCGTCAGCTCAACCGCGGCCAGCGCCTCACCGAGCTGTTGAAGCAGCCGCAGTTCCGCCCGCTCCCGTTCGAAAACCAGGTGGCGATCATCTTCGCCGGCGTCAACGGCCTGCTCGACGACGTCGCCGTCGCCGACCTGCGCGCCTTCGAGGACGGGCTCTATCCCTATCTCGAGTCGACCGGCTCCGTGCTCAAGGACATCGTCGCCAAGAAGCAGATCGACGACGACATCAAGGGCCGCCTCACCCAGTCCATCAAGGACTACAAGGCCGACTTCCTCGCCGCGCGCAAGGAGAAAGAGGCGGCTGCGGCCCGGTAA
- a CDS encoding SH3 domain-containing protein, translating to MLGLGLAFSLALANGCSKLRPKPPAQYVYVTAKQTYLRDRVAAVSNRTGTVTNGDKLEVLERGRRFFKVQTSKGEQGWIEEKAVATQDIFDQFEALKQQHKDDPSVASGVVRDDVYMHSSPGRDTERLFRLSEGEKLKLLRRATLPKPLPPGQRAPKPAAPEAKTGDKNAPQAEAPPPPVMEDWWLVRDSKGDTGWLYSRMMDVDVPDAITRYSEGQRIVGAYVLTTVNDAEAPQDDKNIPIYVTVVSPYKAGLPYDFDQVRVFTWNIKKHRYETGFRERNIEGYLPVEIKMAADPYSKAPAGMAAAPTFSYRVLSAEAGPVIPDPVTGAIVPGKTNLKTYRLEGNLVRRVIEPGATAPMDAHPEPVAGKKKKAAAPAKKRRR from the coding sequence GTGCTCGGTCTCGGTCTTGCGTTCAGTCTCGCGCTCGCCAACGGATGTTCAAAGCTGCGTCCCAAACCTCCCGCGCAATACGTCTACGTCACCGCCAAGCAGACCTACCTTCGCGATCGCGTCGCCGCCGTCTCCAACCGCACCGGCACGGTGACGAACGGCGATAAGCTCGAGGTGCTCGAGCGCGGGCGCCGCTTCTTCAAAGTGCAAACCTCCAAAGGCGAGCAGGGTTGGATCGAGGAGAAGGCCGTTGCGACGCAAGACATCTTCGACCAGTTCGAGGCCCTTAAGCAGCAGCACAAGGATGACCCCTCCGTCGCCAGCGGCGTCGTCCGCGACGATGTCTACATGCACTCCAGCCCAGGGCGCGACACCGAGCGACTCTTTCGTCTGTCCGAAGGCGAAAAGCTGAAGCTGCTGCGCCGCGCCACTCTGCCCAAGCCTCTTCCTCCAGGCCAGCGCGCGCCTAAGCCTGCCGCTCCCGAAGCAAAGACTGGAGACAAAAACGCGCCACAAGCTGAAGCGCCTCCGCCGCCCGTCATGGAAGACTGGTGGCTCGTGCGCGACTCCAAAGGAGACACCGGCTGGCTCTACAGCCGCATGATGGACGTCGATGTGCCCGATGCCATCACGCGCTACTCCGAGGGCCAGCGCATCGTCGGCGCCTACGTCCTCACCACCGTCAACGACGCCGAGGCACCGCAGGACGACAAGAACATCCCCATCTATGTCACCGTCGTCAGCCCCTACAAGGCGGGACTGCCCTACGACTTCGACCAGGTGCGCGTCTTTACCTGGAACATCAAGAAGCACCGCTACGAGACCGGCTTCCGTGAGCGCAATATCGAGGGCTATCTTCCGGTTGAGATTAAGATGGCTGCCGACCCCTACAGCAAGGCGCCCGCGGGCATGGCGGCAGCCCCGACCTTCAGCTACCGCGTGCTCTCCGCCGAAGCCGGGCCCGTCATTCCCGACCCCGTCACCGGCGCGATAGTTCCGGGAAAGACCAACTTGAAGACCTACCGGCTCGAAGGAAACCTCGTCCGCCGCGTCATCGAACCCGGCGCCACGGCGCCGATGGACGCCCACCCCGAACCCGTAGCCGGCAAGAAGAAAAAAGCCGCTGCTCCAGCAAAGAAAAGACGCCGTTAG
- a CDS encoding ATP synthase F0 subunit B, producing the protein MKLRLKRLLPVFVVAVLFAAVPGERAAAQTPVVLAQAGYESTPEANSAAKEKQEEDENDAYRHSAAVKAIGAKLGLDAEQAATAFTVLNFAVLAILVGWFLAKSLPKTFRARNEAIQKHLVEARAASHEAKTRLSGVEARLGKLDEQIATLRAQAEKDAIADEQRIKASVEEEKHKILSAAEQEIAAATANARRQIQQYAADLAIDQAAKKLVVSAETDRLLVQDFARRLVGDDAKGGQN; encoded by the coding sequence ATGAAGCTCCGGCTGAAGCGCCTCCTTCCAGTCTTCGTTGTGGCAGTGCTGTTCGCTGCAGTCCCGGGCGAGCGTGCCGCTGCCCAGACCCCCGTCGTCCTTGCTCAGGCTGGTTACGAGAGCACTCCCGAGGCGAACTCCGCCGCGAAGGAGAAGCAGGAAGAGGACGAGAACGACGCGTACCGCCACTCGGCTGCCGTGAAGGCGATTGGAGCCAAACTCGGCCTCGACGCAGAGCAGGCGGCGACGGCGTTCACTGTCCTGAACTTTGCCGTCCTCGCGATCCTCGTTGGCTGGTTCCTGGCGAAATCGCTCCCCAAGACCTTCCGCGCCCGCAACGAGGCGATCCAGAAGCATCTCGTCGAGGCGCGCGCCGCCTCGCACGAAGCCAAAACGCGCCTGAGCGGTGTTGAAGCCCGCCTGGGCAAGCTCGATGAGCAGATCGCCACGCTCCGTGCGCAGGCCGAGAAAGATGCCATTGCCGACGAGCAGCGCATCAAGGCCTCCGTCGAAGAAGAGAAGCACAAGATACTCTCCGCCGCCGAGCAGGAGATCGCCGCCGCTACCGCCAACGCGCGCCGCCAGATTCAGCAGTACGCCGCCGATCTCGCGATCGACCAGGCAGCGAAGAAGCTCGTCGTCTCCGCCGAGACCGACCGTCTTCTCGTGCAGGACTTCGCCCGGCGCCTCGTCGGTGACGACGCCAAGGGAGGGCAGAACTGA
- the atpH gene encoding ATP synthase F1 subunit delta produces the protein MSVIALRYAHAFSAVVQSQKIDSAAAQQQLRDFSGTFAGSRELRDVLMNPAIAGDQKLKVLDALAAKIGMMPQVRNFVAVIMDHQRLAELNDILEEYHAVADEESGLAEAEITSAHVLEGADRAELEAQVAKLAGGRVRATYRQDPSLLGGAIVRIGSTVYDGSLRAQLQQLKQRLVGA, from the coding sequence ATGTCGGTCATTGCGCTCCGTTACGCCCACGCCTTCTCCGCGGTCGTCCAGTCGCAGAAGATCGACTCCGCCGCCGCGCAGCAGCAGTTGCGCGACTTCAGCGGCACCTTTGCCGGCAGCCGCGAGCTTCGCGACGTCCTGATGAACCCCGCGATCGCCGGCGACCAGAAGCTCAAGGTGCTCGACGCCCTCGCCGCGAAGATCGGTATGATGCCGCAGGTTCGCAACTTCGTCGCCGTCATCATGGACCATCAGCGGCTGGCCGAGCTCAACGACATCCTCGAGGAGTACCATGCAGTCGCCGACGAAGAGTCGGGGCTGGCCGAGGCGGAGATTACCAGCGCGCACGTCCTCGAGGGCGCCGATCGCGCGGAGCTTGAGGCGCAGGTGGCAAAGCTGGCCGGTGGCAGGGTTCGCGCCACCTACCGGCAGGACCCCTCGCTGCTGGGCGGCGCAATCGTGCGTATCGGTTCGACCGTCTATGACGGCTCCCTGCGCGCGCAGCTTCAGCAGTTGAAACAAAGGCTTGTCGGCGCATAA